A region of Toxorhynchites rutilus septentrionalis strain SRP chromosome 1, ASM2978413v1, whole genome shotgun sequence DNA encodes the following proteins:
- the LOC129762627 gene encoding peroxisomal membrane protein PEX16 → MSAPWLEVRNLYTKYVKWVSSNPSSLGDVEMTIKWLSYFIAGRINNSSAVSELVYSLSNLLVFYNDRIIEKASGVAQWSDSSPVASWIKIALTTLEYCEVFIELSAYKIWGPSGRWFFIIVVQTFKCIGRLILTLCCQNNNIVKNPPIPVLNRKTINEPRPGNVSFHDLSQTVRLKRSGRVLRKVDGAPPAVARAWKPLKHVIDSYPIQCSGRFVRTAELIYILKPLVHLACVRKYGLKSWKSYLVPMAIDLASLRIYYMNREDLSTEQKQELSRRCVSMLLYLMRSPFYDKFSKDKIAALLNKVGNNIPLTGVLTKLVLSYIPHWQETYFYMWST, encoded by the exons ATGTCCGCACCATGGCTGGAAGTACGAAATTTGTACACAAAGTACGTCAAATGGGTCTCGAGCAATCCTTCGTCTCTCGGAGATGTGGAAATGACCATCAAATGGTTGTCGTATTTTATAGCCG GTAGAATCAACAACTCTTCGGCCGTCTCCGAACTCGTTTATTCGTTGTCAAATTTGTTGGTGTTTTACAACGACAGAATAATTGAAAAGGCGAGTGGAGTTGCTCAGTGGTCGGATTCGTCACCGGTGGCAAGTTGGATTAAGATTGCCTTGACAACGTTGGAATACTGCGAGGTTTTTATTGAATTGTCGGCGTATAAAATCTGGGGTCCCAGTGGACGATGGTTTTTCATTATTGTCGTGCAGACGTTCAA GTGCATTGGTCGACTGATCCTTACGTTGTGTTGTCAGAACAATAACATTGTCAAAAACCCGCCCATCCCAGTGTTGAACAGGAAAACTATCAACGAACCACGACCGGGAAACGTTTCCTTCCACGATCTGAGTCAGACTGTTCGACTGAAGCGGTCCGGCCGGGTATTACGGAAGGTAGACGGAGCTCCACCGGCAGTTGCCCGCGCATGGAAGCCTCTAAAGCATGTGATTGACTCGTATCCTATTCAATGCAGTGGCCGGTTCGTTCGTACGGCCGAGTTGATATACATACTGAAACCACTCGTACATCTTGCCTGCGTACGAAAGTATGGTTTGAAGAGTTGGAAGTCATATCTGGTTCCAATGGCTATCGATCTAGCGAG CCTTCGTATTTACTACATGAATCGCGAGGACCTCTCTACAGAACAAAAACAGGAGCTGTCTCGTCGATGCGTATCAATGTTGTTGTATTTGATGCGATCGCCTTTTTATGATAAATTCAGCAAAGATAAAATTGCTGCTTTGCTGAATAAAGTCGGCAACAACATTCCATTGACGGGAGTACTTACCAAACTGGTTCTCTCTTACATTCCACATTGGCAGGAGACCTATTTCTATATGTGGTCTACGTAA